DNA sequence from the Pichia kudriavzevii chromosome 4, complete sequence genome:
TTGATGCATTCCAAGCAGGATAAAAATGTGTTTGACCTGCAGTGAACTTTGGTAAATTGGACAATGTTGCAACATCTTGATATGATGAACTTGCAAGAAACATATCAACAGTGATTTGGGATTTATTACAGTCAACTGCAAATGATTTATAAAAGGAATTATTGGATGTCAATAGAGTTGTTGATTCCTTGGCTTTACCTGATACAGATACCTCATCCCTAATTGTTAATTTACCCTTACCTAAATTAGGCATGGTAGAAGATATAACAATCATCTTACCACCtattttttccaacaatgaaaatccCGATTTCAACCCACTagacaaatcaaaatcgGTTGATTGATTATCCAAGAAAAACGATGTAAAATTATTCAataatttctcaatattcaatcttgaatttttcaaattaacTAACAAATCATCAGGTGATGGAATAATCAaattatcttcatcattatctGGTGTTATGACCATCATTGAAATGTCCTTATTAGGATTAGAATTGGATTCGGAATCATTaggaattgaaaaatatgtcAATCTCTTATCAACTGCAATAAATCCAACATTGACTCTACCTTGATCATTAGGAATCCGATCTAAGGAATCCAATATTGTTCTAATTGATGTAGATAATAAaccattttgaattgtATTTTTAGTAACATCAATaaggaaaatcaaattcaacgCTTGAGGAGCTCTAACCATATATTCTGGCGTTgccaaaaattcaacaactcCATTATTCAACTCGTATCTATTATTAactgaatttgattttagagAAGATGGTAAATCATTCAATAAGGCACAAAAGTtacatttccatttcaatcCATCTTGTCTAAGTTCAACAAAGGGATTGATATAAGAACGGCATCTTCTACATCTGGTGATGACACCATCGTTAACTATAGGTATTGGGGATTCTTCATCTGTTAATGATTGATAAGGTCTAATAGTCAAGGCAAATGgcaattttgattttttaaGAATGGAGTTTGTACGGGGAACAACATTCAAAGTTGATCTGATATAGTCACTCGAAGCATTTGATTCTAAAGAATCTGTGAGTGTAGAATTAGGAGGTAAATTAATAGGAGGCGGAGGGAATTGTAAATCAATTATAGGTGGTGGTAAATCTCTCAACAAATCAGTTGAGTAGAGCTGGTTCATTGGAGCCGATTGCTCGGCCACCATTGGCTGGAGTGGTTGAAGAGGTTGAACCGGTTGTTGTGGGACCATACCAGGGGCGATTCTCTGGTCATTATAAGGTTGAGGAGGATAGCCAAAGGGGGTCTGGTGCTGGAAAGgaggttgttgttgttgtggatgttgttgttgttgctgttgttgctgttgttgctgttgttgctgctgctggTACTGGTACtggttgttgatgttgagcTGGGAAAACTGGTTAACAAATTGGTCCTGTGGAGGCGCCTGTGGAGGTGCCTGTTGGAGaggttgttgaaattgttgttgttgtggttGCTGGGAGTACAGCTGGGGCTGTTCCTGGAGCGGTGCTGCCGGATTGTAGTGGGGCTGTGGATACGCCCTTCTTCTGCTGGCCATGATGTGTTTGTGAGAGTGATGGAACTTGTATCCAAAGACCAATTGCTGGATTCTTACACACACGAGATCAAAATCCAAATGGACACCACTGATCCAGCCAGGACAAATTGTGGCCACACATACTCAAACTGGACAAGTGGCATTTCCATTGGAGATGGGggggattttttttcctcatttttcGCGTGTTGACTCTCCCTGCTCTATGTGGAAGCTGCAGGGTGTGTCTTAAATGgcaattttattttattttttattttttattttttattttttattttatttttgtattattttttattttatttttgtattattttttattttatttttgtattattttttattttatttttgtattattttttattttatttttgtattattttACATTTTACATTATTTCTATTTTGCCTCCTCTTTTTGGATAAACCGTAAATTTAATCTTAATCTGAACCATTTAGAAAAACTCGGTCAATTTTATAAAATCCAAAAGTGAACTGAATTGGGAAAGGGCAATTTACACGGAGTGGCAAAACTCCTTGAAACTTCTTATTGCATTCCAACATTTCGACACTTCAACACTTCAACACTTCAACACTTCAACACTTCAACACTTCAACACTCCCCAACACTACCCCATTTGTTGCTCCTCCAATGTCTGCTGCACACACACAGAGAGCCCTCGCCCTCTACAGAGGCCTCCTCCGAACAGCCCGCCGTTTCGACTACTACAACTTCCGCCACTACTTTCTCAGACGTACAAGGGAGTCCTTCAGAGCCAACCAGAAACTCGACGCTAACGACACGAACGTGACATCCCTCCTTGCAGACGCCGAGGAGAACCTCGCAGTGCTACGGAGACAGGCAGCCATCTCCCAGATGTACCACTTTGACAAGCTCGTTGTTGAGAGAGTCAAATGAGTGTCCTATTATGCAGTTGGAAGAGACGCATCAGACACTCGCCACCCATCTGCTGGAACGCAGTGTCTCCTAGTGGTATATACTACATGTAGACATACAATGGCACATGTAGATTAACAGATATATATAGGTACATACagatatatatagatacaTACAGATACATACAGACACATACAGATACATACAAATATACACAACGTATATGTTGTTATACACTGCTCATTCCTTGACTGTGAGATTAATGCACGTTTTACAAGTTGGAATTTCAGTTCAACAACTCGCTCTTGACTTGTTGCCGTCTCATGTCCAATTCCACCATTATACACTTTCCCTCGCTTTTATCTCTCTTTTTATCTCTGCAATATGAGTTATGCATTTATCGGCACACACTCAAGGCCtacaaaaaaattcattCTTGATTATTATCCGCAAACCTTCCCACCCCCCCTCCACCTCAATAGAAACTCCTTCTTAGTCCATCATCCTTGGTCGTTTCTAGTCCCTTGGACAACCTAGATTAAGATTAAAATTAAAGGTTCAAGATTAAACCTCGCCTTTGAACAGATTTACCTCTAGACTTAATTTCGTTAATTACTCACCTCCCTCTTCACGCTCAAAATCTACAGTCTATGCATCCAAGCTCTATAAACAACTCGCCATCGGCAAACTGCAACTCGAATCAGGGACTTCCAATACTGCCGAATTCAGTCTCAAGCTCTATAAACAACTCGCACCGAAACTCAACTATAGACGCCGATGGAAACAGAAATGGACAGGCAACGACAAAGACACAAACTGGTGCAAGCACAAGTACAGGCACAAGTGCCGACACAACCACAGATGCAGATACCGGTATTGGTACTAGTACAAATACTAGTACAAATACAGACG
Encoded proteins:
- a CDS encoding uncharacterized protein (PKUD0D01840; similar to Saccharomyces cerevisiae YER048W-A (ISD11); ancestral locus Anc_7.219): MSAAHTQRALALYRGLLRTARRFDYYNFRHYFLRRTRESFRANQKLDANDTNVTSLLADAEENLAVLRRQAAISQMYHFDKLVVERVK
- a CDS encoding uncharacterized protein (PKUD0D01830; similar to Saccharomyces cerevisiae YIL109C (SEC24) and YNL049C (SFB2); ancestral locus Anc_2.262), whose protein sequence is MASRRRAYPQPHYNPAAPLQEQPQLYSQQPQQQQFQQPLQQAPPQAPPQDQFVNQFSQLNINNQYQYQQQQQQQQQQQQQQQQHPQQQQPPFQHQTPFGYPPQPYNDQRIAPGMVPQQPVQPLQPLQPMVAEQSAPMNQLYSTDLLRDLPPPIIDLQFPPPPINLPPNSTLTDSLESNASSDYIRSTLNVVPRTNSILKKSKLPFALTIRPYQSLTDEESPIPIVNDGVITRCRRCRSYINPFVELRQDGLKWKCNFCALLNDLPSSLKSNSVNNRYELNNGVVEFLATPEYMVRAPQALNLIFLIDVTKNTIQNGLLSTSIRTILDSLDRIPNDQGRVNVGFIAVDKRLTYFSIPNDSESNSNPNKDISMMVITPDNDEDNLIIPSPDDLLVNLKNSRLNIEKLLNNFTSFFLDNQSTDFDLSSGLKSGFSLLEKIGGKMIVISSTMPNLGKGKLTIRDEVSVSGKAKESTTLLTSNNSFYKSFAVDCNKSQITVDMFLASSSYQDVATLSNLPKFTAGQTHFYPAWNASNLEDITKFNKELSNHLSMEINLEAVMRVRCSDGIKCQSYFGNFFSRSSDLLSFPSFPRDQSYVVELNIDNDIRRNVVYFQTAVLHTSTHGDRRIRVITLALPVSKELKDIYASADQLSITNYYSHLAIEKTLNNSLDSARDYLNKVIIDILLVYKKEIVAGNVGSSSPLQISTNLRMLPLLLQSLIKNISFRQGTVPSDHRSSALNKLATLPIKELIQFIYPSIYSLHDMDDECGLPYEGEDNYDEIIPKIHGEIILPECINATFQSLQKFGLYLIQTINELFLYVGGDALPALAQDVFGVNSVNEIQPGKFELPELDNDMNIRVRNIINKARQGKGSIRYENIYIVIGPSSNERGVGGMEMNRDLIALRMWCMSALVEDRTANMLGYREFLSQLKDKINA